The following are from one region of the Phormidium sp. PBR-2020 genome:
- a CDS encoding L-threonylcarbamoyladenylate synthase, translating to MLSPYNDLIEAAKSGSVVSFPTDTVPALAVAPQKTEAIYHLKQRSLDKPLILMGASPDDLWDYVEGTPDERKIWQKMAQQHWPGALTLVLPASTKVPPGMNPSGSGTLGIRVPDCAIAQKLLSVTGPLATTSANRSGEPPLREAAAIAAAFPTVCVLEPEVYQNRIGSGLPSTVVQWTGGNWQILRQGAVEL from the coding sequence ATGCTTTCCCCCTACAACGATCTGATTGAAGCCGCCAAATCCGGGTCTGTGGTCAGTTTCCCGACCGATACCGTTCCAGCATTGGCCGTAGCCCCCCAAAAAACTGAAGCCATTTATCACCTCAAACAACGGAGTCTCGACAAACCGTTGATTCTCATGGGAGCCAGTCCCGACGACCTTTGGGACTATGTTGAAGGAACACCAGACGAACGGAAAATTTGGCAAAAAATGGCTCAACAGCATTGGCCAGGAGCCTTAACCCTGGTTCTTCCGGCTAGTACCAAAGTTCCGCCAGGGATGAATCCCAGCGGTTCCGGAACATTGGGGATTCGCGTTCCCGATTGTGCGATCGCCCAGAAACTATTATCCGTCACCGGCCCCCTAGCGACCACCAGTGCCAATCGCTCTGGGGAACCCCCCTTACGAGAGGCGGCAGCCATCGCGGCGGCCTTTCCCACAGTGTGCGTGTTAGAGCCAGAAGTCTATCAGAACCGTATCGGCTCAGGATTACCTTCGACCGTTGTGCAATGGACTGGGGGGAATTGGCAGATTCTGCGACAGGGGGCAGTAGAGTTGTAG
- a CDS encoding GNAT family N-acetyltransferase: MDCRHIRFCTRKSEIDFTQLKSLFELSAFWAADRSFEDWKLVIENSVPTITVWDGDRLIGFSRATSDGVFRATIWDVVIHPEYRGVGLGRKMVETLLSHPHMNRVERVYLMTTHQQRFYERIGFEENQTTTMVLQNQLILTQFPGVEEPVVAGIEAD; this comes from the coding sequence ATGGATTGCCGTCACATTCGCTTCTGCACGCGTAAGTCGGAGATTGATTTCACGCAACTTAAGTCTTTATTTGAACTCTCAGCCTTTTGGGCCGCCGATCGCAGTTTCGAGGACTGGAAACTCGTCATTGAGAACAGTGTCCCCACGATTACGGTCTGGGATGGCGATCGCCTGATTGGCTTTTCTCGCGCCACCTCGGATGGGGTCTTCCGGGCTACCATCTGGGATGTGGTGATTCACCCGGAATATCGTGGTGTGGGCCTAGGACGCAAGATGGTGGAAACTCTCTTGAGTCATCCCCACATGAATCGCGTCGAACGAGTCTATCTGATGACCACTCACCAGCAGCGGTTCTACGAACGCATTGGCTTCGAGGAAAACCAAACCACCACCATGGTTCTACAAAATCAACTCATTCTGACTCAGTTTCCGGGGGTGGAGGAACCTGTTGTAGCCGGTATTGAAGCCGACTAA
- the rpmA gene encoding 50S ribosomal protein L27, producing the protein MAHKKGTGSTRNGRDSNSQRLGVKRYGGEVVTAGNILVRQRGTKIHPGNNVGLGKDDTLFALIDGIVTFEHKTRSRKKVSVYAPSDA; encoded by the coding sequence ATGGCTCACAAGAAAGGAACCGGTAGTACAAGAAACGGTCGCGACTCTAATTCCCAGCGATTGGGTGTTAAACGCTATGGCGGTGAAGTCGTCACGGCGGGCAATATCCTGGTTCGCCAACGGGGTACGAAAATCCATCCTGGCAATAATGTCGGTTTGGGTAAGGATGACACCCTATTTGCTCTGATTGACGGTATTGTCACGTTTGAGCATAAAACCCGCAGCCGCAAGAAGGTGAGCGTCTATGCTCCTTCTGATGCTTAA
- the prmC gene encoding peptide chain release factor N(5)-glutamine methyltransferase has protein sequence MSQPPRCQRRHPAQGARVEVTVAQVRAWRNQARSGALAEDLDPAEVDWLLYEGARLERLKFRLGQPGDRLSLSRSLEDLTQLWQKRLGDRTPVQYLLGSVPWRNFNLLVSPAVLIPRPETEAMIDIVLETKGADSAGIWVDLGTGSGAIALGLAQALCHAKIHAVDCSAEALKLARSNAERHGLGDRIQFHQGSWFDPLAAQPGQLAGMLSNPPYIPSSEIPHLQPEVSHHEPHLALDGGDDGLTALRHLVQTAPQYLQPGGLWLVEIMSGQSPAVCQLLQDNGNYQAPQVIHDFAGHDRFVLTQTNQR, from the coding sequence ATGTCTCAACCGCCGAGATGTCAGAGACGACATCCGGCTCAGGGTGCAAGGGTTGAGGTGACAGTTGCTCAAGTGCGGGCCTGGCGTAATCAGGCCCGTAGCGGTGCTTTGGCAGAGGACCTTGACCCGGCTGAGGTGGATTGGCTGTTATATGAGGGGGCCAGGTTGGAGCGTCTGAAGTTCCGACTGGGACAACCGGGCGATCGCCTCTCCCTGAGCCGTTCTCTCGAAGACCTGACTCAGCTCTGGCAGAAACGTCTGGGCGATCGCACCCCGGTGCAATATCTCCTCGGTTCCGTTCCCTGGCGCAACTTCAACCTCCTCGTCTCCCCAGCCGTCTTGATTCCGCGCCCAGAAACCGAAGCCATGATTGACATCGTTCTGGAAACGAAAGGGGCAGATAGCGCCGGAATTTGGGTCGATTTAGGCACGGGAAGCGGGGCGATCGCCCTTGGCCTCGCTCAAGCCCTTTGCCACGCTAAAATCCATGCTGTAGACTGTAGTGCCGAGGCTCTAAAGCTGGCCCGAAGCAATGCAGAGCGTCATGGATTGGGCGATCGCATCCAATTCCATCAAGGCAGTTGGTTTGACCCTCTAGCGGCGCAACCAGGACAACTAGCCGGGATGCTATCCAATCCCCCCTACATCCCCAGTAGCGAAATTCCCCACCTACAACCAGAAGTCAGCCACCACGAACCCCACCTAGCCCTCGACGGCGGCGACGATGGCTTAACGGCCCTACGTCACCTCGTGCAAACCGCCCCCCAATACCTACAACCCGGAGGACTTTGGCTCGTAGAAATCATGAGCGGCCAATCCCCCGCCGTCTGTCAACTCCTCCAAGACAACGGCAACTATCAAGCTCCCCAAGTCATCCACGATTTCGCCGGTCACGATCGCTTCGTCCTAACGCAGACAAATCAGCGTTAA
- a CDS encoding iron-sulfur cluster assembly accessory protein, with product MTQATQAPQRGIQMTETALKQVMALREQQGEDLFLRVGVRQGGCSGMSYTMDFEDGSNVREDDEVYDYEGFQVVCDRKSLLYLYGLVLDYNTALIGGGFTFTNPNATQTCGCGSSFSA from the coding sequence ATGACTCAAGCAACTCAAGCTCCGCAACGGGGTATTCAGATGACCGAGACGGCACTCAAGCAGGTGATGGCGTTGCGTGAACAGCAGGGAGAAGACCTGTTTTTACGAGTTGGCGTTCGTCAGGGTGGTTGTTCCGGGATGTCCTATACGATGGACTTTGAAGACGGAAGCAATGTCCGTGAAGATGACGAAGTCTATGATTATGAAGGCTTTCAGGTGGTCTGCGATCGCAAAAGCCTGTTATACCTCTATGGATTAGTTCTCGATTACAACACGGCCTTGATTGGTGGCGGTTTCACCTTCACCAACCCCAACGCCACCCAAACCTGTGGTTGTGGGAGTTCCTTCTCAGCCTAA
- a CDS encoding DUF4115 domain-containing protein: protein MTMGAQLRELRQEQSLAIDTIARQTLIPARLLRAIEDGDLTKLPEPVYIQGFLRRFADQVGLDGCAYARDFPVGHESKPPKSGWHNSPMTQLRPFHLYLLYIFLVVFSVRGLSESVNSDSRSPDSALPPPQTADNLPEVDPDSPPPSSQDLATPEAMPSTVTANASASDNGNSPSEAVQVGVTLTDESWIQVVADGETTFEGMLSQGTHSWSASRELTVIAGNAGGVMIAVNGNEAQPMGAPGSVEELTVVADSRGGDDSVNPRTSAN from the coding sequence ATGACTATGGGCGCGCAACTGCGTGAACTTCGTCAGGAGCAGTCATTGGCGATCGATACCATCGCTCGACAAACGCTGATTCCGGCGCGTCTATTGCGGGCTATTGAAGACGGGGATCTGACAAAACTACCTGAACCGGTCTACATTCAAGGATTTTTGCGACGCTTCGCCGATCAGGTTGGACTCGATGGCTGTGCCTATGCGCGAGATTTCCCTGTGGGTCATGAGTCGAAACCCCCTAAATCGGGTTGGCACAATTCCCCGATGACGCAACTGCGTCCATTCCATCTCTATCTTCTCTATATTTTCCTGGTAGTCTTCTCAGTTCGGGGTTTATCAGAATCCGTCAACTCAGATTCCCGCAGCCCAGATAGTGCTCTGCCTCCCCCACAAACGGCGGATAATCTCCCGGAGGTTGACCCAGATTCTCCCCCCCCGAGTTCACAGGATCTCGCCACCCCTGAAGCAATGCCCTCAACGGTGACCGCCAATGCTTCCGCCTCAGATAATGGCAACAGCCCCTCTGAGGCGGTGCAGGTGGGGGTCACTCTGACCGATGAATCCTGGATTCAGGTTGTGGCTGATGGCGAAACGACCTTTGAGGGAATGTTAAGTCAGGGAACCCATAGCTGGAGTGCGAGTCGTGAACTAACAGTGATTGCCGGTAATGCCGGAGGTGTGATGATTGCGGTTAATGGTAATGAGGCTCAACCTATGGGTGCGCCCGGTAGTGTTGAGGAACTGACGGTTGTGGCAGATTCTCGTGGAGGCGACGATTCAGTCAATCCTCGAACATCGGCGAACTAA
- the rplU gene encoding 50S ribosomal protein L21, whose translation MTYAIIETSGTQIMVEPGRFYDVNLLDAAPGDEITIDKVLFIRNEDDAHVGQPWVDGATVRGTVLQHLRGRKVIVYKMQPKKKTRKKRGHRQELTRFAISSISVNGTVLAEAEIPAPRSLELEPATADEPAEVAEMVSAEAE comes from the coding sequence ATGACTTACGCAATTATTGAAACCAGCGGAACCCAGATCATGGTAGAACCGGGTCGGTTCTATGATGTAAACCTACTCGATGCGGCTCCTGGAGACGAAATCACCATCGATAAGGTGCTGTTTATCCGCAATGAAGACGATGCTCACGTCGGTCAACCCTGGGTTGACGGCGCAACGGTTCGGGGGACGGTGCTGCAACATCTCCGGGGTCGTAAGGTGATTGTCTATAAGATGCAGCCGAAGAAGAAAACCCGCAAAAAACGGGGACATCGCCAAGAACTGACCCGTTTTGCGATTTCTAGTATTTCGGTCAATGGTACGGTGTTGGCGGAGGCTGAAATCCCCGCTCCCCGTAGCTTAGAGTTGGAACCGGCCACGGCTGATGAACCGGCTGAGGTGGCTGAAATGGTCTCGGCTGAGGCAGAATAG
- the radC gene encoding DNA repair protein RadC, which translates to MGYNVRIADMPLTERPRERMVACGASHLATVELLAILLGTGNRSENLSAVGLGQKILRQLGDRNPEPLEVLRTVSPQELMQIPGIGMAKATTIVAAIELGKRAFQTRPTERQVIEDPATAVAYLSHALMWQEAERFAVLLLDVRNRVLGTQVLTIGTATETLAHPPDIFREVIRQGANRAIVAHNHPTGNVSPSQQDLDLTRRLLQIGDILSIPILDHLILGHGNYASLRQQTKLWQEFPQE; encoded by the coding sequence ATGGGGTACAACGTTCGCATCGCAGATATGCCGCTGACAGAACGCCCTCGGGAACGCATGGTGGCCTGTGGTGCGAGTCATTTAGCCACAGTGGAACTCTTGGCAATTTTGCTGGGAACAGGCAACCGCAGTGAGAATCTCTCAGCCGTGGGGTTAGGGCAGAAAATTCTCCGTCAACTGGGCGATCGCAATCCCGAACCCTTGGAAGTCTTACGCACAGTATCCCCCCAGGAGTTGATGCAGATTCCCGGAATTGGCATGGCCAAGGCAACAACGATTGTAGCGGCGATCGAATTAGGGAAACGGGCCTTTCAAACTCGCCCCACAGAACGTCAGGTGATCGAAGATCCTGCCACGGCAGTCGCCTATTTAAGTCATGCCCTCATGTGGCAGGAAGCCGAACGCTTTGCAGTTCTCTTATTAGATGTGCGTAATCGCGTCTTAGGAACCCAAGTCTTAACCATCGGCACCGCCACAGAAACCCTGGCCCACCCACCCGATATTTTCCGGGAAGTGATTCGTCAGGGGGCCAACCGGGCGATCGTGGCCCACAACCACCCCACCGGCAATGTTAGCCCCAGCCAACAAGATCTCGATTTAACCCGCCGCCTCCTCCAGATTGGTGACATCCTCTCCATTCCCATTCTCGACCATTTGATTCTCGGTCACGGCAACTACGCCAGTCTCCGCCAGCAAACTAAACTCTGGCAAGAGTTTCCTCAGGAGTAG
- a CDS encoding TIGR01777 family oxidoreductase yields the protein MKVAITGATGFVGQPLVRHLTENDSSVVVLTRNPQRARQLFPESEFPKLEVVAYNPRQSGTWQESISGCTGVVNLAGAPIADHRWTADYKREIMESRTLTTEKLVEAIAAAPQRPQVLLNASAVGYYGTSETETFDETSGSGEDYLAQVCQAWEAAAQTVTATGTRLVIARFGIVLGRDGGALAKMLTPFQLFAGGPIGSGKQWVSWVHRQDVVRLIAQSLSDPALSGVYNATAPNPVRMQTLCQVLGEVISRPSWLPVPEFALELLLGEGAMVVLDGQQVLPKQTLAAGFDYQFPTVKPALENVLAE from the coding sequence ATGAAAGTGGCAATTACCGGTGCAACCGGCTTTGTGGGGCAACCGCTCGTGCGGCATTTGACGGAAAATGACTCCTCGGTCGTGGTTCTAACCCGCAATCCCCAACGGGCCAGACAGCTATTTCCTGAGTCTGAGTTTCCTAAGCTGGAGGTGGTGGCTTACAATCCTCGGCAATCGGGGACTTGGCAAGAGTCTATTTCGGGTTGTACGGGGGTGGTGAATTTAGCCGGGGCCCCCATTGCTGATCACCGGTGGACGGCGGACTATAAACGGGAGATTATGGAAAGTCGTACCCTGACGACTGAGAAACTGGTGGAGGCGATCGCCGCTGCTCCTCAACGGCCCCAAGTTCTGCTGAATGCTTCGGCGGTGGGCTATTACGGAACCAGTGAGACGGAGACGTTTGATGAAACGAGTGGCTCTGGTGAGGATTATCTAGCTCAGGTCTGCCAAGCTTGGGAGGCAGCCGCTCAAACGGTTACAGCGACGGGAACGCGCCTGGTGATTGCCCGTTTTGGTATTGTTTTGGGTCGGGATGGGGGAGCGTTAGCAAAAATGTTAACTCCCTTTCAGTTGTTTGCTGGTGGCCCCATTGGCTCTGGCAAACAATGGGTGTCCTGGGTTCACCGTCAGGATGTCGTGCGTTTGATTGCTCAGTCCCTATCCGATCCCGCGTTGTCTGGGGTTTACAATGCCACGGCCCCGAATCCCGTGAGGATGCAAACCCTCTGTCAGGTGTTGGGTGAGGTCATCTCCCGTCCCTCTTGGCTACCGGTTCCTGAGTTTGCCTTGGAACTCTTGCTCGGGGAGGGAGCGATGGTGGTTTTGGATGGTCAACAGGTCCTGCCGAAACAAACCTTAGCTGCTGGGTTTGACTATCAGTTTCCCACGGTGAAGCCGGCGTTGGAGAATGTGCTGGCTGAGTAG
- a CDS encoding HAMP domain-containing histidine kinase has protein sequence MTLDHPDLSQENDVTLTEAELAQIADPQLRQRVAALVEQCDRLQAERQSSHKRLEDLQRQVHLTQEMCRFKGGFLARVSHELRSPLSGLIGTHQLILNDLCEDPEEERDFLSRAHEYSLKMVEMLDIVLKVARAEQGRSPLKVEPVRLYDVFQEVRELSALQVANRNYHYDVPMPKKTLWVKADYKPLVQVLLHQVITAIDGMSEGSLRLSSGQGSQNEVYIWLDSPCPLDIWNEPVEQLRSPPPEPKIPVSATELPHLSAGLSWLVDYTLLDIMGGQLDILQPPPDADAGWLSRLQYRLQQVPPPPETESE, from the coding sequence ATGACCCTAGATCACCCGGATTTGTCTCAGGAGAATGATGTCACTCTGACTGAAGCAGAGTTAGCCCAAATCGCTGATCCCCAACTTCGTCAACGAGTGGCGGCGTTAGTTGAGCAATGCGATCGCCTCCAGGCTGAGCGCCAGTCCAGCCACAAGCGCCTCGAAGACCTACAACGACAAGTTCATCTGACTCAAGAGATGTGTCGCTTTAAGGGGGGGTTTTTGGCGCGAGTCTCCCACGAATTGCGATCGCCCCTGAGTGGGTTGATTGGCACTCATCAGCTAATTCTCAATGATTTATGTGAAGACCCAGAGGAAGAACGAGACTTTCTCAGTCGCGCTCATGAGTATTCCCTGAAAATGGTAGAAATGCTGGATATCGTCCTTAAGGTGGCTCGGGCCGAACAGGGGCGATCGCCGCTGAAAGTCGAACCCGTGCGCCTCTATGATGTATTTCAGGAAGTCCGGGAACTGTCCGCCCTGCAAGTGGCCAACCGCAACTATCACTATGACGTACCCATGCCTAAGAAGACGCTCTGGGTGAAGGCGGACTATAAACCCCTCGTGCAAGTCTTACTCCACCAAGTCATCACGGCGATCGATGGCATGAGTGAAGGGAGTTTGCGGCTGTCCTCAGGTCAAGGGAGCCAGAATGAGGTCTATATTTGGCTCGATTCCCCCTGTCCCTTGGACATTTGGAACGAACCCGTCGAGCAGTTGCGATCGCCCCCTCCCGAGCCAAAAATCCCCGTTTCTGCGACAGAATTGCCTCACCTCTCCGCCGGGTTAAGCTGGCTGGTCGATTACACCCTGCTCGACATCATGGGAGGTCAGTTAGACATCCTCCAACCGCCTCCCGATGCCGATGCAGGTTGGCTTAGTCGGCTTCAATACCGGCTACAACAGGTTCCTCCACCCCCGGAAACTGAGTCAGAATGA
- the rpsF gene encoding 30S ribosomal protein S6 codes for MKEFIYETMYILRPDIGEERTDGEIDKYRNILLENGAEELDVQHRGKRRLAYDILKHRDGVYVQMNYKAPGASIAIMEKAMKFSDDVLRYLTIKQPVQQPDADDEDGDEEE; via the coding sequence ATGAAAGAGTTTATTTACGAAACCATGTACATCCTGCGCCCTGACATTGGCGAAGAGCGCACGGATGGGGAAATCGACAAATATCGCAATATTTTGCTCGAAAACGGCGCGGAAGAACTCGATGTTCAACATCGTGGCAAACGTCGCCTAGCCTACGACATCCTTAAACATCGGGATGGCGTCTATGTGCAAATGAACTACAAGGCTCCTGGCGCGTCCATCGCTATCATGGAAAAAGCGATGAAATTCTCCGATGATGTCCTGCGCTATCTCACCATCAAGCAACCGGTGCAACAACCGGATGCCGATGACGAAGACGGCGACGAAGAAGAGTAA
- a CDS encoding rRNA pseudouridine synthase: MEERLQKLLSHWGIASRRRAEELIRQGRVSLNGSTAELGAKAHPGRDRILVDGRVANPEQEPQRLYILLNKPAGVVSTCRDTHGRPTVLSLLPPRLTQGQGLHPIGRLDADSTGALLLTNDGSLTYALTHPRYHVPKTYQVWVQGSPSEVTLQQWRDGVILDQRKTLPAQVQVKRRDGNRCTQLEVVLTEGRNRQIRRIAEQLGYPVKGLHRTKIASVDLNDSPENVLPPGCHRRLTESEINALQSWQTQLTLKSVGVRSKLKEHSG, from the coding sequence GTGGAAGAACGACTACAAAAACTCTTATCTCACTGGGGCATCGCCTCCCGACGCCGTGCCGAAGAGTTGATTCGTCAAGGACGAGTCAGCCTCAATGGTTCTACGGCCGAATTGGGGGCGAAAGCTCATCCTGGACGCGATCGCATCCTCGTTGATGGTCGCGTCGCTAATCCTGAACAAGAACCGCAACGACTGTATATCCTCCTCAACAAACCGGCCGGTGTCGTCAGCACCTGTCGTGACACCCATGGGCGGCCCACTGTCCTCAGTCTTCTACCGCCCCGACTTACTCAAGGACAAGGGCTTCATCCCATTGGTCGTCTTGACGCTGACTCGACTGGGGCCTTATTACTGACAAATGATGGCAGTCTTACCTATGCTTTAACCCATCCTCGCTATCATGTACCCAAGACCTATCAAGTTTGGGTCCAAGGCTCTCCTTCAGAGGTAACATTGCAACAATGGCGAGACGGGGTCATCCTAGATCAACGCAAAACTCTACCGGCTCAAGTACAAGTCAAACGTCGGGATGGCAACAGGTGCACTCAGCTAGAAGTGGTGTTAACTGAGGGCCGCAACCGCCAAATTCGTCGTATTGCTGAACAACTCGGGTATCCAGTGAAAGGGCTACACCGGACAAAAATTGCCTCGGTTGACCTCAACGACAGCCCAGAGAATGTCTTACCCCCAGGGTGTCATCGCCGTTTGACCGAATCAGAAATTAATGCTTTACAGTCATGGCAAACGCAACTCACCCTAAAATCAGTAGGCGTGCGATCGAAGCTCAAGGAGCACAGCGGATGA